The Brucella melitensis bv. 1 str. 16M nucleotide sequence ATCGACCCGCGCTATTTCCGCCCCAACGAAGTGGATTTCCTTATGGGCGATGCTTCCAAGGCAAAAGACCGTCTAGGCTGGCAACATACGACCGGCTTTGAAAATCTCGTGGCTGAAATGGTGGATTGGGATCTGCGCAACATCATGCGGGAGGTAGGACGCAATGATTTCTACGGCTGAGACCGGGCGCGAACCCGTCTATTCACTCACGGGAAAGAAAATCTTCGTCGCCGGTCACACCGGCATGGTCGGCTCAGCCATTTTGCGGCGCCTCCAGCATGAGGATTGCGACATCATCACCGCCGCGCACAGCGTGCTGGACCTGACCCGACAAGGCCCAACGGAAAATTTCATCAGCGGCCACAGGCCCGATGTCATTATCATCGCTGCCGCGCGCGTTGGCGGCATTCTCGCAAATTCGCGATTTCCAGCGGATTTTCTCTATAACAATCTGGCCATCGGCATGAACCTCATTCATGCCGCACATCAGATCGGTGTGGAACGCCTGCTCTGGCTGGGATCAAGCTGCATCTATCCGCGCGACGCCGCCCAGCCACTCACCGAGGATGCCCTGTTGACCGGCCCGCTGGAACCGACCAACGAGGCCTATGCCATCGCCAAGATTGCCGGATTGAAATATGCGCAAAGCTGCGCGCGCCAGTTTGGCGACCGTTTCATCACGGCCATGCCGACCAATCTTTATGGACCGAACGACAATTTCGATCCCACCAGCTCGCATGTCCTGCCGGCGCTGATAAGGCGGGTGCATGAAGCCAGGATGAGAGGTGCGGAAGAAGTGTGCTTTGGGGCAGCGGCAAGCCCTTGCGGGAATTCCTGCATGTGGACGACCTCGCCGATGCGTGCCTGCATCTCCTGCGCTTTTATAATGGCATCGAGCCGGTGAATATCGGCAGCGGAGAAGAAATCTCGATCAAGGAACTGGCACTCACCGTTGCACGTATCGTTGGCTATGAAGGCCGCTTCGAGCACGACCTGAGTAAACCGGACGGCACGCCGCGCAAGCTGCTCGATACATCGCGCATAGAGGCGCTTGGCTGGCAGCCGCGCATCCGTCTCGAAGACGGCTTGCGCGATGTCTATCGAAACTGGCTGGAAGAAACCGCAGGCTCCGTCGCCGCTTAAAAACAAATAGTTATAGCTGTTTCCAAGACGCCACTTTAACCGGAACCACTCTAAAAAGCGCCGATCTGTTTGTGTCAGATCGGCGCTATTATTGTATCACAAGGCTATGATGGCGAGCCGCCAAGTTTGCTCATATCAAGCTCGATACGCAGAATATCGCCGGGCTTGATTTCTGTTCGTTCATTGGCCGCAATTTCCTGATAGGCCCCATTTACATTGCGGCTGATGGTGAAAATCAGCTTGCGGCGCATATCGGCAGAGGAAATCTGGCCGGAGGATTTGGCGATCTCCGCCATGGCCTCAAGCTGGGAATTGCTGCGCCGCTGCATCCGCGCCATGTTGAGATCAATTTCCTGCAAACTGCTGGCCGCCTCGCTTCGGCGGGTTTCATCCAGATTGGCAATACGCTGCTCAACTGCAAGCTGGTTCTGCCGTGCACGGGCCAGAAACGAGGCCAGTTCCAGCGCATCGCGCCGGGTGGATGACAGGTCGCGCTCCATGTCCCGCAGGCTTGATTTGGCAGCAAGCCCACGATCCACCAGCGATTTGCTGGAATTTACGTTTTCCTGCAAAAGCTGGATTTCCGTGTCATGCAGCTTGATGCTTTGTTGCAAGGTCGTGATTTCATCGCCGTAGCTTGCAGCCTGTGCTTCCAGCGCCCGACGCTCGGCGGCAAGATTGTTGCGACGCATATCGAACAGGGTTCGCTCGCCTTCCACCATATGCCGGGTCAGCGCGACCATGTCCTTGTTGGCTGCCGTTTGCTCCGGCACGGCATAGGTGAAATCCGTGCCCTTCAACTCAGCCTCAAACCGCGCGCGGCGGATGGTCTGCGCCGTTATCTGCATTTGCAAATCGGCATATTCCTGCTGCGCGGAAATAAGCTGCATTCCAGCGGTAACGGAAGGTGCTTCGCCCTTTCCCGCGCCACCACCCAGAGCCATCAATTCAAGCGCCACCATGCCGGGGCGAAATTCGTACTTGCCGGGGGCTTTGACGTCCCCCATCACAAACACCGGCGCATATTGATTGATCGTCGCGGTGACAGTCAGACCCGGAATATGCTGGGAAAGGGAGGAGGCAATCTTCTCACTGATTTGCAGCGTGGTCAGCCCCTGCACGGAGATGTTTCCAACCACCGGATAACCGATATTCCCATCCACATCGACCGGATAAAGCCCGGTCAGTGCGGGCTGCCCATAGACCGTCACCTGCAAAACATCATTCGCACCGACGCGATAAATATTTCCATCCGCAGCCGCCAGACCACCTGTCGCCAGCAAAAGGGCCGATGAAAGCAAAGCCGCCCGCAAATGGCGTGTAATGCTGTTTCTCACGATGATTTTCGACACGGTTTCCCCCTATGCCTGTTCTTCCATCGGGGTGGACGGGGCTTCGCGCCCCCTCACCCGGATTGCGCGCAAATGCGCGCCGATCCGCTCTGCCCAGCCATGGGCCACAATGTGTTTTCCAATCCACCCGGCGTAAGGCGACGCCATCTGGCTGACCACCGCCAAGGCCGGTTTGCGCCCGAAGGATGCAAGCACTTGCACCATAGCCGCGGTTGCTTTGGCATCGCGGCGATCCGCATTGACGACAAGAAGCGCCGTGTCAGTTGCGCGCGTCATAAGCGCGGAGCGCTTGTCTTCTGCATATGAAGGAAGGTTCACAAGGATAATCCTGTGGTCAGGCCGCAATTGCGCGATTAATTCGCCCAGCCATTCGCCTTCCTGCGCCTGTCTGTTAGGCGTAATGAAATCAATGCCGGAACCATGATCGTGGATAAGCGCCGCACCATTCAGTTTACGGCCGATCAAAGACTGCATGTTGCCTACCGGCAGGCCGAACGCCTCCCCTAAGCCCGATTTTCCGCAAGTCGTGTCGATAACAGCAACCGGAACACCGGTTGCCGCAATCTGCTGCGCCAGCGCCGTAACCAGCAGGCCCTTGCCGTCGCCTTCCGAAAGCGACACCACGGAAAGCGCCAGTGAATCGCGGCCACGTATGAGCGCGCGCAGCCGATCATGCACCGATTTGATAGCCCGGCCAAAGGGGCTTGCCGAATCAACACCGCGATTGACGAGTATTGGCACGGTCAGTTGGGGTGAGACCGGCAGCAAGGTTGCCGCCGGGATGCCCGGCAGCGCAAGCGCGGTCGTCTGGGCTGGCCTGATCTTGTCCAAAGCCTCCCGAAGCATCGTGCCTGCAACGGCAAACAAGCCGCCAAGCCCAAGCCCGACCAGAAGCCAGTTAATCAGCCTGGGGCTTGCCTTTGCCATGGCCGGTTCAGCTTGCGAAATCAGTTGCGCCTCCGGTATGGCAATGCCGTCCTGCTCGATCAACTGCTTGTAGCGCGTCAGATAAGTTTCATAGACGACGCGGCTGGCATTGGCCTCACGATCAAGCTGCGCTGCGCGCACCTGTGCCTGATTGGCCTTGGCGAGATCCGTTTCCGCCTCTTTCAGT carries:
- a CDS encoding polysaccharide biosynthesis/export family protein, translating into MSKIIVRNSITRHLRAALLSSALLLATGGLAAADGNIYRVGANDVLQVTVYGQPALTGLYPVDVDGNIGYPVVGNISVQGLTTLQISEKIASSLSQHIPGLTVTATINQYAPVFVMGDVKAPGKYEFRPGMVALELMALGGGAGKGEAPSVTAGMQLISAQQEYADLQMQITAQTIRRARFEAELKGTDFTYAVPEQTAANKDMVALTRHMVEGERTLFDMRRNNLAAERRALEAQAASYGDEITTLQQSIKLHDTEIQLLQENVNSSKSLVDRGLAAKSSLRDMERDLSSTRRDALELASFLARARQNQLAVEQRIANLDETRRSEAASSLQEIDLNMARMQRRSNSQLEAMAEIAKSSGQISSADMRRKLIFTISRNVNGAYQEIAANERTEIKPGDILRIELDMSKLGGSPS
- a CDS encoding GumC family protein, whose translation is MIISDVSSANGRQPVADLLETIKRRKLMLTLPIIAGVGVGFAGYLTAPVSYVSESVLVLDMRRLQALPNESAITPLPQDSPVLRSELDIINSRMMAQKVIELLQAENIAVPTDVHSRTVLSSQPDRITLSKNARDFDPAVRERQQIDLLLSRLRVSNDGRSFTIFISYRAPDPVYAARVANAFATAYLNHQVDVQQSAARRVSEWLGEKLVTLRNDLETAERVAEDFRQKSRLAGEQGQISFQAQRVMALNTEIVAATGAVSTAQARLQTAQALKNNNEAPAMTEILASPAIQNLRNEEARVQRHLDELKANGALKSAEIPVLMAERESLKQQITAQVDEIIKSLSNEIRIAVQRRTSLEKELKEAETDLAKANQAQVRAAQLDREANASRVVYETYLTRYKQLIEQDGIAIPEAQLISQAEPAMAKASPRLINWLLVGLGLGGLFAVAGTMLREALDKIRPAQTTALALPGIPAATLLPVSPQLTVPILVNRGVDSASPFGRAIKSVHDRLRALIRGRDSLALSVVSLSEGDGKGLLVTALAQQIAATGVPVAVIDTTCGKSGLGEAFGLPVGNMQSLIGRKLNGAALIHDHGSGIDFITPNRQAQEGEWLGELIAQLRPDHRIILVNLPSYAEDKRSALMTRATDTALLVVNADRRDAKATAAMVQVLASFGRKPALAVVSQMASPYAGWIGKHIVAHGWAERIGAHLRAIRVRGREAPSTPMEEQA